Genomic segment of Macaca nemestrina isolate mMacNem1 chromosome 3, mMacNem.hap1, whole genome shotgun sequence:
CCCCACCGGCCTCCGCGTGTGGCGTGAGGCAGGACCGGGCAGCAGAGGGCAGAAAAGCAGGACAGCGGCTCTGGTCTGCTTTCTCCCACCGGGCTAGGCAGCAGGACAAGACCAGGCTGGGGTGAaggcccagaggaggagctgggagaCAGTAGGCGAACAAGGGACGCCCAGAGCTGAGCAGCAGGTGCCAAGGAGCTTCCATATCAGGGCCTCCAGTCAGTCCCAGGTTCCAGGGCCGCCCAGGTCCTCACACCAGTCACCCACACACTTGCCACCCCTTCTGTCTACAGCGTTCCCAGTCTAGGGAATGACGTAGGCAGAAAGGCTGCCAGAGAGAACCGAGTGTCGACCTGGGCAGGAACCCCACGGGCACCTGTTGGTGGTGGGGGACCTGGGAAGGCTTTGAtttgaaaaagagcaaagttggGGAGGGTCCTGGAGAAGAGAGAGGGGCAGCCCGGGCAGGTCGGTGCTGCAGCTTGAGAAGCCCACTGTGGTGCTGTGTGTGGAAGTAAGGGCAGGAGGGAAGCAGGGAAACCACACGCTTCTGCAGCCCGAGGAGTAGAGGCCAGACCAGACCCGGGCCTGGCCACTGGCATATATGGGACTTACAGACGACGCTTAGGTTTTTGGCCTGAATAACTGGGTACAGGGCAGGGGAAGGGCAGCTGGATCACTGGGGGACACGCAAGCCTGGAACTCAGGGAGAAAGTGACTCGGAGGAAGCCTTCCGGCGGCCTGGAGGAGTGCGGAGAGCAGCAGACCCAGCCTTGGTCAGGAGGGGCCTTTACCGACTATGGAGCCCCGGGAGGGGCTCTGGGCAGAGAAGGGACCGGCCCCAGGCCGGTGCTTTGATGCTACTCTGGTGCACAAGTGGGATGCGGCGCGGTGGAAGATGGAGCGGCGCAGCAGGTGCGGGGAAGCGGTCGGGGCCCAGGTGTCCGCCACAGGTGGCCCAGATGGAGTTGGCACCAGGACGGAGGCCGGAAAGGACCAAAGAACCACAAGAGGGTCTTCGAGCTGGGAGCCAACAAAGAACCAGGGTGGGCGGCCGAGAGGCAGGAGAGGGTCGAAGAGAACAAAGCACTTCAGGGCGCCCGCTCCGCCGTCGGGCTCGGCCCAGCCCTAGCCGCCCCAGGCCACCGCCCAGGGGACCCAGCCCGGTGGTCGGTCTAGGGCCGGGTCCCATGACAGGGCGCGGGACGGGCCCCGGCGGCCCGGGAAGAAGCCGTGGGGGACGCTTCCCGGGGAAAGCTGCGGCCAGGGCGGGAGGGCGAGGGCCGAGGGCGGGGCGGGACGGCCTCGCGCCCCCGGGACCCCAGCCTCCCCGTGCCGTGTAGACGCTCGTCTACCTGCCTGCCCGCCCGTTGCCGGGCTCTGagcccgcgccgccgccgccaggAAGGAGGGGTCTGGATATGCGTCTGCTCCGCGCCGGGGGCGAGCCTAGTTGCTGCCGCTGCCGCGCTTCCAGCCCTTGATGGCCGCCGGCGCGCCCGAGTTTCAAACGCCGACGGTTGCCTTCGCGCGGCCAATCAGCACGCGGCCGGGGGCGGGACCGTAGGAGGGCGGGGGTCCAATGGGAAGCTGTGTCTCGCCGGCCCCGCCCCCCGTGCGCCGACGGTTCCGTTTCCGGAGTGGAGGGCCTGCCGGGGGTGTCTGAAGCTGAGACCGCTGGCTCGCCGTCGCCGCACGAATTTCGGGTTCTGCAGCTGACGCTACTGGGCGGGGCTTCGTGGCCAGGGACTGAGAGGCGCTGGCTCAGGCCTAAGTTTCCCCAGCTGTGCATTGAGACCAGGTGCAGTGCCGCCTCCAGGGCGGGCCCTGAAGAGAGGCCGCACCCTCACGGGGACTGCATCTCCCAGAGCGCCCCGCGGGCGGCCGGGCGGCGGGACTCCATCTCCTAGAGTGCCCCGCGGGCGGCCGGGTGGCGGCTGTCGCAACCGACAGGTCGGGGTCTGGGCGCTGCGGCCTCTTCCCCGCGCCGGGGGCGGGGTCCTCGCCGGACAGCTTCCCGGCGGCGGCGCGATGGACAGCCCCGAGGTGACCTTCACTCTCGCCTATCTGGTGTTCGCCGTGTGCTTTGTGTTCACGCCTAACGAGTTCCACGCGGCGGGGCTCACGGTGCAGAACCTGCTGTCGGGCTGGCTGGGCAGCGAGGACGCCGCCTTCGTGCCCTTCCACTTGCGCCGCACGGCCGCCACGCTGTTGTGCCACTCGCTGCTGCCGCTCGGTGAGGCTGCTCCGGCCGGCCAGCCGCGTCCTCTCCTGCGCAGGGCTTGCTGGGAGGTCAGGAGGAGGCCTCCGCCAGCTCGCCGAGGCCCCGAAAGCGCCTGGGCGCAGCTGGGGAGAGGCGCCGGTCCTCATCCAGAGGGACCGCGGCGTGGGCTGAGCGCGCTTAGGGGCGCCGCCGGCGCTGGCTTGCAGGTGACGGGAACCCAAGTACAGAACCTTGGGCAGGGGATGCCCCGGCTCACCATGTCCTGAACCGTCACATGCCTGAGGGTTCCAAGGCCAAGCAGCCTTTGCTTGTCGTGGTTGCGGGCAGTGGCCAGGAGAAGGCAACTGTTGATTGAGTCCAACAGAAGGGGTCGGAGGGACTGTGTGGAGGGTGGCATTGCTCTAGGCCTTGGAAGGTGGGTGTGGGGAGAACGGGCGGATTTGGAGGCAGTTCCAGTTTGGGGGCGCCACAGgggcagaggctgaggagggcctCTGTGCAGGTGGGACCCTCAGAGTTGTCCGGGGGGTGTTGGGCTGGGCCCCAGGTGGTAACTGGGGCTCTGGAAGGTCCCCGTCTCAGCCAGTTGGATGACAGACAGGTGGGAGATGGGGGGTGCAGTGGTTGGAAAGGGATTTCAAGGGGGGACCTCTGGAGGACGCAGGGGCAGACGCAGCTCTGGGAGGACAAATGGCCAGTGGCTGGCCAGGTCTGCCGCTCTGGGGAAACAAGAGGGGTGACCGTCCACATCCCGGTGTGAGCATGCAGCTGCCCGGGCCCGGGGGAGCTGGAGGCAGGTGTGGGGTGGAGACGCCCAGGCCTGCCTCATGGAGAGGATGGGCTGGGGGCCCACTTGGGAAATGGATGGGGCTGAGTGGGGCTAGGGCCCTGACCAGGCCGCTTTCGAGGCCTACTGGGTGGGTTTCTGTATCCCTTCCAACTGCACCCTCCCCAGACGCCTGTGAGGGACCACAAGTGAATCATGGCGGCCACACCTGAAGCAGACAGCACAGCTGACCTCACAGCTGGATGTcaagctctttttatttttaacttagttTGAAAGTTTTCAAGCTTTATTAGGTATTAgttgcctatttatttatttattttatttatttattttttttgagacggagtctcgctctgttgccggggctggagtgcagtgaccggatctcagctcactgcaagctctgcctcccgggtttacgccattctcctgcctcagcctcccgagtagctgggactacaggcccccgcccccgcgcccggctagttttttgtattttttagtagagacggggtttcactgtgttagtcaggatggtctcgatctcctgaccttgtgatcctcccgtctcggcctcccaaagtgctgggattacaggcttgagccacagcgtccggcctatttatttatttttttgagatggagtcttactccgtcgcccaggctggagtgcagtggcacgatctcggctcactgcaacttcgtctcccgggttcacaccattctcctgcctcagcctcccgagtagctgggactacaggcccccgcccccgcgcccggctagttttttgtattttttagtagagacggggtttcaccgtgttagccaggatggtgtcaatctcctgaccttgtgatccgcccgcctgagcctcccaaagtgctgggattacaggcgtgagccacccagccccagtaacctttttttttttgaggcggagtcttcactctggcccaggctggagtgcagtggcaccatctcggctcactgcaagctccgcctcccgggttcccgccattcttctgcctcagcctctggagtagctgggactacaggcgccggccaccgcgcccggctaattttttgtattttagtagagacggggtttcaccgtgttagccaggatggtctcgatctactgacctcgtgatccgcccgcctcggcctcccaaagtgcagggattacaggcgtgagccaccgcgcccggccacctatTGTTATATGTCACATTACCTTGAAATGCAGTGACTGGGCCAACTCCAAATGTGGACTATTACTTTTTGCCAACTGGAAGCTGCTAGTGCAACTCCTCACCGTCTCCATTGCTTATTTGGACCTTCAAATTGTCCCCGATCTGGCCAGCAGGGCCCTGAAGCTGGCCTTGTGTCCTCTAGACGTGTCCCATCATTCTTTGACACTTGCTTCCTTTCTCACACACAACTTCTCAGCTCTGGGATGGGCCACGTTTGACCAGCCTTCTCAGAGCTGGTGAGATTGAGAGACTGAGATCCTGTCCAGGCAGCTGCCCTGGGCAGGCCAGGGGTCAGCTCTGCCTGAGGGGACACttcattgtgtttctttttctctttctaggcTTTTGTAGTTTTTTCAATATTTACATATTGTATGAAACTAAAGCAGCAAATTAAAAACCTTTTCCCCTAATATATCCTGCCATTGCCACAGGCAGGGACAGAGTGGGCCGGCTAGGGAAGTGCAGAGTGGGTAAAACCCACTTACCCTGGGAGCTGACCCTGGAACCCGGGCAGAGGGCCGGGCCCAGGGCTGTGTGGGGGTGGACAGCGGCCTGGCACCCACTTTCTCCTGAGGCTCACCCTGTCCTTTGCAGGCTACTATGTGGGCGTGTGCCTTGCGGCTTCAGAAAAGCGGTTCCACTCCCCCGCCTGGCGGCTCTTCCTGCTGCTGGCCGTGACCCTCCCCGCCGTCGCCTGCATCCTGATCTACTACTGGTCCCGTGACCGGTGGGCCCGCCACCCACTGGCACGCACCCTGGCACTCTATGCCCTCCCACAGTCCGGCTGGCAGGCTGTTGCCTCCTCCATCAACACTGAGTTCCGGCGGATTGACAAGTTTGCCACCGGCGCACCAGGTGCCCGTGTGATTGTGACAGACGTGTGGGTGATGAAGGTGACCACCTACCGAGTGCATGTGGCCCAGCAGCAGGACGTGCA
This window contains:
- the LOC105483838 gene encoding E3 ubiquitin-protein ligase TM129 isoform X2, with translation MDSPEVTFTLAYLVFAVCFVFTPNEFHAAGLTVQNLLSGWLGSEDAAFVPFHLRRTAATLLCHSLLPLGYYVGVCLAASEKRFHSPAWRLFLLLAVTLPAVACILIYYWSRDRWARHPLARTLALYALPQSGWQAVASSINTEFRRIDKFATGAPGARVIVTDVWVMKVTTYRVHVAQQQDVHLTVTESRQHELSPDSNLPVQLLTIRVASANPAVQAFDIRSWRPA
- the LOC105483838 gene encoding E3 ubiquitin-protein ligase TM129 isoform X1, whose amino-acid sequence is MDSPEVTFTLAYLVFAVCFVFTPNEFHAAGLTVQNLLSGWLGSEDAAFVPFHLRRTAATLLCHSLLPLGYYVGVCLAASEKRFHSPAWRLFLLLAVTLPAVACILIYYWSRDRWARHPLARTLALYALPQSGWQAVASSINTEFRRIDKFATGAPGARVIVTDVWVMKVTTYRVHVAQQQDVHLTVTESRQHELSPDSNLPVQLLTIRVASANPAVQAFDIRLNSTEYGELCEKLRAPIRRAAHVVIHQSLGDLFLETFASLVEVNPAYSVPSSQELEACIGCMQTRASVKLVKTCQEAAAGECQQCYCRPMWCLTCMGKWFASRQDPLRPDTWLASRVPCPTCRARFCILDVCTVR